In a genomic window of bacterium:
- a CDS encoding ferredoxin has protein sequence MRVIVDPGLCEGNAVCSHVAPEVFVVGDDDLARVKTDPVDEALRAKVDLAVRRCPRQALTLVD, from the coding sequence ATGCGCGTGATCGTCGACCCCGGGCTCTGTGAGGGCAACGCCGTGTGTTCGCACGTCGCGCCCGAGGTCTTCGTCGTGGGTGACGACGATCTCGCCCGCGTGAAGACGGATCCCGTCGACGAGGCGCTGCGCGCGAAGGTCGATCTCGCCGTGCGCCGCTGTCCGCGGCAGGCGCTCACGCTCGTCGACTGA
- a CDS encoding glutathione S-transferase C-terminal domain-containing protein, with the protein MHDQPLTMVGMPGSPYSRKLRAVLRYRRIPHVWVTALSPEARGLPRPRVELLPQLILPGADGTPAAHTDSTPLIRHLEATHTGRRVVPADPVVAFVDALLEDYADEWLTKAMFHYRWAFAPDVAHAQRLLPRWAHGQAPEADLVAMGEAFGARQVGRLGVVGSNPRTAPVIEDSYRRLLALLDARLAEARFVMGGRPGAGDFALYGQLTQLAGFDPTSRAIALDLAPRVVAWVDVVEDLSGLAPHEDQWLRRDAVADTVRALLVEVGRVYVPFLLANADAVARGAERVTATIDGRPWTQPPFPYQKKCLGWLRDGRAALADADRHALDALLAGTGCEALFAS; encoded by the coding sequence ATGCACGATCAGCCGCTCACCATGGTCGGAATGCCCGGCTCGCCCTACAGCCGCAAGCTGCGCGCGGTGCTGCGCTATCGCCGCATCCCCCACGTGTGGGTGACGGCGCTGTCGCCCGAGGCGCGCGGCCTGCCGCGGCCGCGGGTCGAGCTGCTGCCGCAGCTGATCCTCCCCGGGGCGGACGGCACTCCGGCGGCGCACACCGACTCGACGCCGCTGATCCGCCACCTGGAGGCGACGCACACCGGCCGTCGCGTCGTGCCCGCGGATCCCGTGGTCGCGTTCGTCGACGCGTTGCTCGAGGACTACGCCGACGAGTGGCTGACGAAGGCGATGTTCCACTACCGCTGGGCGTTCGCGCCCGACGTGGCGCACGCGCAGCGCCTGCTGCCTCGATGGGCGCATGGGCAGGCGCCCGAGGCCGACCTCGTCGCCATGGGCGAGGCGTTCGGCGCGCGCCAGGTCGGGCGGCTCGGCGTCGTCGGCTCGAACCCCCGGACGGCGCCGGTGATCGAGGACTCGTACCGCCGCCTGCTCGCGCTGCTCGACGCGCGGCTCGCCGAGGCGCGCTTCGTGATGGGCGGCCGGCCCGGCGCCGGCGACTTCGCGCTCTACGGCCAGCTGACGCAGCTCGCCGGCTTCGACCCGACGTCGCGCGCGATCGCGCTCGACCTCGCGCCGCGCGTCGTCGCCTGGGTCGACGTCGTCGAGGATCTCTCCGGGCTCGCGCCGCACGAGGACCAGTGGCTGCGGCGCGACGCCGTTGCGGACACGGTGCGCGCGCTCCTCGTCGAGGTCGGCCGCGTCTACGTGCCGTTCCTGCTCGCCAACGCCGACGCCGTCGCGCGCGGCGCCGAGCGCGTGACCGCGACCATCGACGGCCGGCCGTGGACGCAGCCGCCGTTCCCCTACCAGAAGAAGTGCCTCGGCTGGCTGCGCGACGGCCGCGCCGCGCTCGCCGACGCCGACCGCCACGCGCTCGACGCCCTCCTCGCCGGCACCGGCTGCGAGGCGCTGTTCGCATCGTGA